From Sporosarcina sp. Marseille-Q4943, the proteins below share one genomic window:
- the ftsW gene encoding putative lipid II flippase FtsW codes for MRSLDRKLKTAFIISAVLLSLVGLAFVHSAGSYWGQVHYADSSPFIIKQGIYMAVSICVAFMLMKGPWTSKETFWTAFYYITILLLIAVMIPGIGAVRNGSQSWIALGPFSIQPAEFVKVALIGKLACNMKQSSGKNPFRLSHFVLILLPAALIMLQPDLGSAVIMIVSAFVILFLAGYPLVFFGILGFAGIGAFVALIAAAPYRLERIKSYIDPWNDPLGAGFQGIQSLFAIAPGGLFGHGYGNSRQKYLYLPEPQNDFIFSIIAEETGFIGATFILVLFSILLLSAFGIAIRTHDYKSFLMTAGMASMIIFQTFLNVGVVSGLLPVTGVTLPFISYGGSSLLTTWMAAGTILHFAFYKERR; via the coding sequence ATGCGTTCACTGGATCGAAAATTAAAGACTGCCTTCATCATTTCGGCAGTATTGTTGTCATTGGTCGGATTGGCTTTTGTCCATTCAGCAGGTTCGTATTGGGGGCAGGTCCACTATGCGGATTCATCCCCATTCATCATAAAGCAAGGTATTTACATGGCGGTTTCTATATGTGTTGCATTTATGTTGATGAAAGGGCCTTGGACATCTAAGGAGACATTCTGGACTGCCTTTTATTACATAACGATCCTATTGTTGATTGCTGTTATGATTCCGGGAATCGGTGCAGTTCGAAACGGATCCCAGAGCTGGATTGCTCTCGGACCATTCAGCATTCAGCCTGCTGAGTTCGTTAAAGTGGCGCTTATTGGAAAGCTTGCGTGCAACATGAAGCAATCGTCCGGGAAAAATCCATTCAGACTGAGCCATTTTGTGCTTATTTTATTGCCGGCGGCTTTGATTATGCTTCAACCGGATTTAGGTTCTGCAGTCATTATGATCGTCTCTGCATTTGTCATTTTGTTTTTGGCAGGTTATCCGCTCGTGTTTTTTGGCATACTCGGCTTTGCTGGCATTGGTGCTTTCGTTGCTCTCATTGCCGCCGCGCCTTACCGGCTAGAACGGATAAAATCGTATATCGATCCTTGGAACGACCCGCTTGGAGCTGGATTCCAAGGAATTCAGTCATTGTTTGCGATAGCGCCAGGCGGTTTATTCGGCCACGGCTACGGAAATAGCAGACAGAAATATTTATACTTGCCGGAACCGCAGAATGATTTCATATTTTCGATCATAGCTGAAGAAACGGGGTTTATTGGAGCGACATTCATTCTTGTCCTCTTCTCTATACTCCTCCTATCCGCATTCGGAATTGCAATTCGTACGCATGATTATAAATCTTTCTTAATGACGGCCGGAATGGCGTCGATGATTATTTTTCAAACGTTTTTGAATGTCGGCGTTGTTTCTGGTTTGTTGCCGGTGACAGGGGTCACATTGCCGTTTATCAGTTATGGCGGTTCTTCGCTGCTGACGACATGGATGGCAGCGGGTACAATATTACATTTTGCTTTTTATAAAGAACGAAGATGA